The following proteins are encoded in a genomic region of Candidatus Paracaedibacteraceae bacterium:
- the nusG gene encoding transcription termination/antitermination protein NusG yields the protein MALRWYVVNVYSGFEKKVAQTLREQAEKKGLQDYFGDILVPSEEVVEIRRGAKVSVEKNYFPGYVLAKIDLNDESWHLVRNTPKVSGFLGAKGKPMPISEAEVNRIMKQVQDSAERPRHAVDFEIGEQIKVCDGPFSSFSGVVEEVDNEKARLKVSVMIFGRPTPVELEFNQVEKQ from the coding sequence ATGGCTCTTCGTTGGTATGTTGTAAACGTTTATTCTGGCTTTGAAAAGAAGGTTGCTCAAACATTGCGTGAGCAAGCAGAGAAGAAAGGCTTGCAAGACTATTTTGGTGATATTCTTGTGCCGTCTGAAGAAGTTGTTGAAATTCGTCGTGGAGCAAAGGTTTCTGTCGAAAAAAATTATTTTCCAGGATATGTGTTAGCTAAGATTGATTTGAATGATGAATCTTGGCATCTTGTGCGCAATACACCAAAAGTATCAGGATTTCTTGGGGCAAAGGGGAAACCGATGCCGATTTCCGAAGCTGAAGTTAATCGTATTATGAAGCAGGTTCAAGATTCAGCAGAGCGTCCACGTCATGCTGTTGATTTTGAGATTGGTGAGCAAATTAAGGTTTGCGATGGACCCTTTTCATCCTTTAGTGGGGTGGTTGAGGAAGTGGATAACGAAAAGGCCCGCCTCAAGGTGTCTGTCATGATTTTTGGGCGTCCAACCCCCGTCGAACTGGAATTTAACCAGGTCGAAAAGCAATAG
- the secE gene encoding preprotein translocase subunit SecE, producing the protein MSTDKSFVQQTREFFPEVKQEAKRVTWPSWNETKLTTLFVFIFAVIAAIYFAVIDSIAYRVVNFLIGITG; encoded by the coding sequence ATGAGTACAGATAAAAGTTTTGTTCAACAAACTAGAGAGTTTTTTCCAGAAGTTAAGCAAGAAGCAAAACGTGTAACTTGGCCATCCTGGAATGAAACAAAACTGACAACATTGTTTGTCTTTATTTTTGCGGTGATTGCTGCGATTTATTTTGCTGTTATTGACTCAATCGCTTATCGCGTTGTTAATTTTTTGATCGGTATCACCGGATAA
- the tuf gene encoding elongation factor Tu has product MTKAKFERNKPHCNIGTIGHVDHGKTSLTAAITKVLAETGGATFTAYDQIDKAPEERARGITISTAHVEYETTNRHYAHVDCPGHADYVKNMITGAAQMDGAILVVSSADGPMPQTREHILLARQVGVPALVVFMNKVDMVDDAELLDLVELEVRELLSSYDFPGDDIPVVRGSALCALEDKQPEIGRDAILKLMAEVDRYIPQPERPKDRPFLMPIEDVFSISGRGTVVTGRVERGVVKVGEEIEIVGLKDTVKTTCTGVEMFRKLLDQGEAGDNVGVLLRGTKREDVERGQVLAAPGTITPHTNFEAEAYILTKEEGGRHTPFFTNYRPQFYFRTTDVTGTVQLPAGVEMVMPGDNIRMDVELIAPIAMDEGLRFAIREGGRTVGAGVVSKIVK; this is encoded by the coding sequence ATGACAAAGGCAAAGTTCGAAAGAAATAAGCCGCACTGCAATATCGGAACCATTGGTCACGTTGATCATGGTAAAACCTCATTGACAGCGGCAATCACAAAAGTTCTCGCAGAAACAGGCGGAGCAACATTCACAGCGTACGATCAAATCGACAAGGCTCCTGAAGAGCGCGCTCGCGGTATTACAATTTCTACCGCGCACGTTGAATACGAAACAACAAACCGCCACTATGCCCACGTTGACTGCCCAGGACACGCTGACTATGTTAAGAACATGATCACCGGTGCGGCACAGATGGACGGAGCAATCTTGGTTGTTTCTTCTGCTGATGGCCCGATGCCACAAACACGTGAACACATCCTTTTGGCACGTCAGGTTGGTGTTCCTGCTCTTGTTGTCTTTATGAACAAAGTTGACATGGTTGATGATGCTGAGCTTCTTGATCTTGTTGAGCTTGAAGTTCGTGAATTGCTCTCTTCTTATGATTTTCCGGGTGATGACATTCCTGTTGTTCGTGGTTCAGCTCTATGCGCCTTGGAAGACAAGCAACCAGAAATCGGTCGCGATGCGATTCTTAAATTGATGGCAGAAGTCGATCGTTACATTCCGCAACCTGAACGTCCAAAAGATCGTCCGTTCTTGATGCCAATCGAAGACGTATTCTCAATTTCCGGTCGTGGTACCGTTGTGACAGGTCGTGTAGAACGCGGTGTTGTTAAGGTTGGTGAGGAAATCGAAATCGTTGGTCTGAAGGACACAGTTAAGACAACCTGTACAGGTGTTGAAATGTTCCGTAAGCTATTGGATCAAGGTGAAGCTGGTGATAACGTTGGTGTTCTATTGCGTGGTACAAAGCGTGAAGATGTTGAACGCGGTCAAGTTTTGGCAGCGCCTGGTACAATTACACCACACACAAACTTCGAAGCCGAAGCATACATCTTGACAAAAGAAGAAGGTGGTCGCCATACTCCGTTCTTTACGAACTATCGCCCACAATTCTATTTCCGTACAACCGACGTAACTGGAACAGTTCAATTGCCAGCAGGCGTTGAAATGGTTATGCCTGGTGACAACATTCGCATGGACGTTGAGCTCATTGCCCCGATCGCGATGGACGAAGGTCTACGTTTCGCGATTCGTGAAGGTGGCCGCACAGTTGGTGCCGGTGTTGTTTCTAAGATCGTAAAATAA